One window of the Perca flavescens isolate YP-PL-M2 chromosome 5, PFLA_1.0, whole genome shotgun sequence genome contains the following:
- the LOC114555492 gene encoding transcription factor BTF3, translating into MKESIMNQEKLAKLQAQVRIGGKGSARRKKKVVHRTATADDKKLQFSLKKLGVNNISGIEEVNMFTNQGTVIHFNNPKVQASLAANTFTITGHAENKQLTEMLPGILNQLGADSLTSLRRLAETLPKPAGENKGPMVAAEEEDDDDDVPDLVENFDEASKDEAN; encoded by the exons ATGAAGGAGTCGATAATGAACCAGGAGAAGCTCGCCAAACTGCAGGCGCAGGTCCGCATAGGCGGCAAG GGGTCAGCTCGCAGAAAGAAGAAGGTGGTGCACAGAACAGCAACAGCAGATGACAAGAAACTGCAGTTCTCCCTCAAGAAACTGGGAGTCAACAACATCTCTGGCATTGAGGAG GTGAATATGTTCACAAACCAGGGGACAGTGATCCACTTCAATAACCCAAAGGTTCAGGCCTCCTTGGCTGCCAACACATTTACGATCACAGGACACGCTGAGAACAAGCAGCTCACAGAGATGCTCCCAGGAATCCTAAACCAGCTGGGGGCCGACAGTCTTACCAGTCTCAGGAGATTAGCAGAGACCCTGCCTAAACCGG CTGGAGAGAACAAAGGCCCCATGGTTGCTGCtgaagaggaggatgatgatgatgatgttccaG ATCTTGTTGAAAACTTTGACGAGGCTTCAAAGGACGAGGCAAACTAA
- the utp15 gene encoding U3 small nucleolar RNA-associated protein 15 homolog: protein MASFKPTKVQVYPKLGEKVTQDTLYWKNYKAPVQIKEFGAITNIDFSPVAPHNFAVTAFTRIHIYGPFSQEPVKTFTRFKDTAYCGRFRSDGQLLVAGCEDSVVRLFDVSGKVALRMFKGHTKAVHVTDFTSDRYQILTGSDDYTCRLWDIPNATELNTYQEHTDYIRCGVTSKLNRDLFITGSYDHTLKLFDARADKSVMTMDHGQPVESLLLYPSEGLLVSAGGRHVKVWDLLKGGQPLVSLKNHHKTVTCLCLSSNGHRLLSASLDRHVKVYNTTNYKVVHNFDYAASILSLALAPDDESIVVGMTNSILSIKHRKSLEESKEISSQQRRQPSYRVFVKGKNYVPKQDDYLVSKPVKQHLAKYDKQLKKFNVSKALDTALETWTRLRKPEITVAVIKELDRRGTLKNALAGRDEQGLARLLNFLIGNMVDPRFAPVLVTAAEMILDIYQSIIGQSPVVDRQLLRLQELLEREIDYQQDLLEVLGMLDTMFASSLPRKEVPCPGVSRANGLAQGESSISRPQVQAT, encoded by the exons ATGGCTTCATTTAAACCTACAAAAGTCCAAGTCTATCCTAAACTTGGAGAGAAAGTCACACAAGACACACTGTACTGGAAAAACTACAAG GCTCCGGTCCAGATAAAAGAATTTGGAGCAATCACAAACATAGATTTCTCCCCAGTGGCTCCGCATAACTTTGCGGTGACAGCATTCACAAGA ATCCACATTTACGGGCCGTTCTCCCAGGAGCCCGTTAAGACATTTACACGTTTTAAAGATACTGCATACTGTGGGAGGTTCAGGTCAGACGGTCAGCTGCTTGTGGCGGGATGTGAGGACTCTGTGGTCCGGCTGTTTGATGTCAGTGGCAAGGTGGCACTCAGGATGTTTAAAGGACACACAAA gGCTGTACATGTCACAGACTTTACCTCAGACCGTTACCAGATCCTCACAGGGTCCGACGACTACACCTGTCGACTTTGGGACATCCCAAATGCCACTGAGCTCAACACCTACCAAGAACACACAGATTACATTCGCTGTGGCGTCACAAGCAAACTCAACAGAGATCTCTTCATTACTG GATCTTATGACCACACACTGAAACTGTTTGATGCCAGAGCGGATAAGAGTGTGATGACCATGGACCATGGCCAGCCAGTGGAGAGTCTGCTTCTCTATCCTTCTGAGGGACTCCTCGTCTCCGCAG GGGGGCGCCATGTGAAAGTGTGGGATCTGCTAAAAGGAGGCCAGCCTCTGGTGTCACTGAAGAACCATCACAAAACTGTCACCTGTTTGTGTCTCAGCAGCAACGGACACAGACTGCTGTCAGCTTCTCTGGACAG GCATGTAAAGGTGTACAACACCACCAACTATAAAGTGGTCCACAACTTTGACTACGCTGCCTCCATCCTCAGTCTGGCTTTGGCT CCGGATGATGAGTCCATCGTTGTGGGTATGACCAATAGTATCCTGAGTATCAAACACAGGAAAAGCCTCGAAGAGTCGAAGGAAATCTCCAGTCAACAGAGACGACAGCCGTCGTATCGTGTTTTTGTGAAAGGGAAGAACTACGTCCCTAAACAG GATGATTATCTAGTCAGCAAGCCAGTGAAACAGCATTTGGCCAAATATGACAAGCAGCTCAAGAAATTTAACGTATCGAAGGCTTTGGATACAGCTCTGGAG acATGGACAAGACTGAGAAAGCCAGAGATCACAGTTGCTGTTATAAAGGAGCTAGATCGAAGAGGAACATTGAAAAATGCTCTGGCAGGAAGGGATGAACAGGGGCTCGCTCGGTTGCTCAACTTCCTCATAGG GAACATGGTTGACCCCAGGTTTGCTCCTGTCCTCGTAACAGCGGCTGAGATGATCCTGGACATTTATCAATCCATAATCGGACAGTCGCCAGTTGTGGACCGGCAGCTGCTGCGTCTGCAGGAGCTgctggagagagagattgaCTACCAGCAGGACCTCCTGGAGGTGCTGGGCATGTTGGACACAATGTTCGCCTCCTCCCTCCCTAGGAAGGAGGTGCCATGCCCCGGCGTCAGCAGGGCTAATGGCCTGGCTCAGGGAGAATCGAGTATCTCAAGACCACAGGTTCAGGCCACCTGA